The genomic DNA TGCCCCGAGCTGTAGAAATTGCCCAGAATGGCGCCCGATACGGCATTCTCGATATCGGCATCCTCGAACACGATCATCGGGGATTTGCCACCCAGCTCCATCGTGACGTGCTTCATGCCCGCGGCAGCGGCAGCATAGACCTTGCGCCCCGTGGGCACCGACCCGGTCAGCGACACCTTGTCGACCCGCGCGTCCGTGACCAGTTTCGCGCCGACCTCACCCATGCCCTGAATGACATTGTAGAGCCCCGCGGGCAGGCCCGCCTCATGCAGGATCTCCGCCACTTTCAGCGCGCACAGCGGCGTGGTCTCGGACGGTTTGAACACGACCGCATTGCCACAGGCCAGCGCAGGCGCGCCTTTCCAGCAGGCGATCTGGGTGGGATAATTCCATGCGCCGATGCCAACACAGACGCCTAACGGCTCGCGGCGGGTATAGACCCAATCCTCGCCCAGCTGGATATGCTCTCCGGTCAGTGCGCCGGCCAGTCCGCCGAAATACTCCAGCGCGTCCGCACCTGACGTGGCATCGGCGACCGAGGTTTCCTGATAGGGCTTGCCGGTGTCATAGGTCTCCAGCACCGACAGATCGTGGTTGCGCGCGCGCATGATGTCGGCGGCGCGGCGCAGGATGCGGCCCCGCTCTGTCCCGGTCATCGCGGCCCAGGCGGCCTGGGCCGTGCGCGCGGCATCCAGCGCCATGTCGACAATCGCGGGCGTGGCGGCATGCACGGTGGCAATGACCTCGCCGGTTGCGGGGTAAACCACGTCGATCTTCGCACCTGCGGTGTCTTCGACATAGGCGCCATTGATGAAATGGCTGGCTTCGGGTTGGGTGTTCATAGGGCCTCTCATGTGTCGGATGGGGCAGCCCGCGTGGCGCGGGCGACCCCTTTGATGGTCAGATTGCGCGGATCATTCGGCCGGCACGTTTGCATTGCCCGTCAGCGCGCTCAGCTTGCCGCGCTTGACGAAAAACATATACGCCAACGCCGCGAGATAGATGCCGATCACCACCGTGCCGACCCACTGGATCTGCAGCCACTGGCTCTGGAACAGCAGCGTCAGCACAAACAGGCCGATCGCATTGGCCAGCACGTAGGACACGGTGCCGAACCGTTCGGTCGTCAGGTTCAGGTTGTCGGTATAGAGCCGGATCAGGCTGTCGAAGGAATTGATCACGAAGACAATGCCCACGACTGTCATGGCCCAGTTGGGCACACCCGCGGTACCGATGCCGTTGAGGAAGTAGAAATACAGCACCGAAAACCACAGTGCCAGGGGGATCGACGGGAACACCAGCAGCGCCGCCAGCAGTTGCCACGTCTTGAGCCCGCCCACGAAACGGCTGACGAACTGGCCGATCATGATGGACCACGCGAACCACCAGAAAAGGTAGAATTCGTGGTAATCGGTCAGCGGCACGATGAACTTGTGGATGTTCGAGAAATAGCCGCCGATGTTGCTGGCACTCGAGGCCAGATCGCCCACGCCCATCCCCGCGTTGAGGAACATGTAGAGGATCAGGCCCAGAAACAGCACCGTGGAGCTGACCGACAGGACCTTGACGAATTTCAGGTCCGTGGAGCTGAACGCGGCGACAAGGATCACCAGGAAGCAGATCAGGTAGAACACCGGCAGGATCGTCTCACCGTCGCCCACTTCGGCGATATAGTAGGGCATGTAGATCAGGAAAAGCGCGCCGGTAAAGGCGCAGGTCGTGATGATGACGATGTTGTTGAGCACCTTGATCACGGGGATTTCAAAGAACTTCACCCGCGGCTCGATCGCGCAGAAATAGAAGGTCGTCAGGAAGTAGAACGCCCAGATCAGAAACCCCCAGAACCCGAATTCCAGCGCCAGCGGATTGGTGAACGCATAGGCAGGCTCGGCTGCCGTATCGGCATAGAGCGGAAAGTCGAAGGCCAGCGGGAACATGATCAGCCCCACATCCAGCCCCGAAGTGAACAGGATCGCGATAAAGGTGAAAAGCGGCACCGGGGTCACGCCGGTCAGCGGCAGGTTCCACCACTTGATGACGCAAAAGATGACCAGCGCGAACGCCAGTATGACGCCGAATGATATGATCGATGTAAGCATGTTGTCCCTCTTGTTGTTCTTGTTCGTTCCGGCCTGCGCGACGGGGTCGCGTGGCCGTTATTCACCGCGGGGAAAGCGCTTGTTCTCTTCGAGCACGTTGAGGTCCATGTGGTTGCGCATATAGGCCTCGGACGCGTCACGCAGCGGTTGGTAATCCCACGGGTAATAGCCCCCCTTGCGCAGGGCTTCGTATACAATCCAGCGCCGGGCCTGGCTTTTGCGGACATCCGCGTCATAGGCCGCGAGGTCCCAGCGGGCTTCCGATTTCGCGCGCAACTGGTCAAGCGTGTCACGGTGCGCGGGCACGTCCGCGAGATTGTGCATCTCGTGCGGGTCCGCGTCCAGATCAAACAGCTGGTCGGGGTCGAGCGCACAGCGGTTGTATTTCCACTTGCCATAGCGCAGCGACACCAGCGGGGCATAGGATGCCTCGGCTGCATATTCCATCGCCACCGGTTCGGTCCGCTCCACGCCCTGCCCCATCGGCACAAGGCTCTGGCCGGTGGTCCACGGCATGATCTCGGACATGTCGACCCCCGCCAGATCGCACAGCGTGGGGCACACGTCGATGTTGCTGACCGGCGTGGTCTGCAGGCCGGGTTCCATCTGCGGGGCGCTGATCATCATCGGCACACGGGCGGAGCCTTCGAAAAAGCTCATCTTGAACCACAATCCGCGCTCGCCCAGCATGTCGCCGTGGTCGGATACAAACAGGATGATCGCCTCTTGCCGCGTGTCTTCGAGGGTCTGCAATATCTCGCCGATCTTGTCGTCAAGATAGCTGATGTTGGCGAAATATGCGCGGCGGGACCGGCGGATGTCCTCCTCGGTGATGTCGAAATCGCGCCAGTTGTTGGCGTCGAAAATCCGCTGCGAATGGGGGTCGTGATCGGCATAGTCCATCGCGGGCACCTCCGGCAGCAGGTGTTCGCAGTCTTCGTAGAGATCCCAGTACTTCTTGCGCGCCACATACGGATCGTGCGGATGCGTAAAGCTCGCCGTCAGGCACCACGGCCGCGGATCGAGCCCGCGCGACAGGTCGTAAATCTTGCGCGTGGCCTCGTAAGCGACGGCATCGTCGTATTCCATCTGGTTGGAGATTTCGGCCACGCCCGCACCGGTGACCGAGCCCATGTTGTGATACCACCAGTCGATCCGCTCGCCCGGTTTGCGGTAATCCGGGGTCCATCCGAAATCCGCCGGATAGATATCGGTGGTCAGCCGTTCCTCGAACCCGTGCAGCTGATCGGGGCCGACGAAATGCATCTTGCCCGACAGGCAGGTCTGGTATCCCGCGCGGCGCAGGTGGTGCGCGTAGGTGGGGATGGAAGAGGCAAATTCGGCTGCATTGTCATACACGCCGGTGTCCGACGGCAACTGCCCCGACATGAACGCCGCCCGCCCCGGCGCGCACAGCGGCGACGCGGTATAGGCATTGCGGAACCGGGTCGAGCGCGCCGCAAGCTTCTTGAGGTTGGGTGCGTGCAGCCAATCGGCGGGCCCGTCGGGAAAGAGCGTTCCGTTCAACTGGTCAACCATCAGAATGAGGATATTGGGTCGGGTCATGATGTGGCTTTCAGCAGGGTTTCGAGAGTGACCAGCGCAGTGCGCATTGCCCCGTCGCTAGAGGTATCGTCGGACAGCGCGGCGCGCAGATACAGACCGTCGATCAGCGCCGCCATCGTTTCGGCAAGCCGTTCGGGCGTGGCGGACACAGGCCGCAATGCGTGGGTCAGATTGCTGCGCAGCCGGGACTGGTAGATCCCCAGCAGACGTTTGGTATCGGGCGTTACCCGCGCCGAGGAATACAGCGTCATCCACGCGCAGACCGTGGCGGGCGCAAAGCAGGTCGGCGCAAAGCTCGCGCGGATGATCGCTTCGGCGCGTGCGTGCGGCGTGCGGGCCTGTGCCAGTTCGCGGCGCACCTCATCCCCGTATTCGCGCAGGATATGGCGCATGGCGGCCAGAAATATCTGGTCCTTGCCGCCAAAGTAATGATGCGCCAGTGCGGTCGACATTCCCGCCGCCTTGGCGATCTGCCCCACCGTCACATCAAGCGACTGGGTGCGCCCGATCTCGGCGATCGTGGCATCGATGAGCGCTGCACGGCGCAGCGGTTCCATTCCCACTTTGGGCATCAGAATCAGCTTTCGGTTGCGTTCCCGCCACCGTAGTTTCATTGACTGACCAGTCAATCAAAATTAATTAGTTCGCATTTTCAGACCTTTGTGGCGTGCGACACCGGTGTAATCTGCGCCTTCAGCACCGCTTCGCGCCATGTGATGAAGCTGACCGAGCCAAGGATCACCAGACCGCCCAACACCACCCAGATGTCGATCGCCTCCTCGAACCAGATCACGCCCAACAGCGTGGCCCAGACCAGTTGCAGGAACGTGACCGGCTGCGTCACCGTCACGGGCGCGGCGGCAAAGGCAAGCGTCATGGTGTAATGGCCCGCGGTGGCAAAGCTGGCCACACCGGCCAGAAACAGCATCTCGCGGCCCGTGGGGCGGATCCAGTCGGCCGCGGCAAAGGGCGCCAGCCCGACCGTCACGAAGATCGACAGCAGCGCCACGATCACCGCCGGCTTGACCTCATCGGCGAGCACCTTGGCCGTCAGGTAGCTGCCCGCAAACACCACCGCCGCAAACAGCATCGCCAGATGGCCGCCCGACACCTCGCGAAATCCCGGACGCAGGATGATGACCGCTCCCAGCAGCCCCAGCACCACCGCCACGATCCGCCGCGTGGCCAGCCGTTCGCCCAGAAACAGGGCCGCGCCCACGGTGACATAGATCGGCGCGAGATAGTTCATGGCCGTGACTTCGGCGATCGGGATGCGCACCATCGCGTAGAACCACAAGATCACGCCGCCCGCGTGGCAAAACCCGCGCACCGAAAACAGCGCCCACTGGCGGCGGGTCAGACGCGTGTCGCGCAGCGTGCCCAGCACCGGCAGCAGAAACACCAGCCCCAGCGCGTACCGGATGAACGCCGCCTCGCCCGCCGGCATGCGTGGTCCCATCGTCTTGACCAGCGCGGTCACCATGATGAAGCAGCCCCCCGTTACCAGCATCCAGAAGATGCCGACCAGCGGGCGCGGAGGTGTGGTTGATGTCATACCCAGACATGACAACACCCCAGACTTGTATTCAAGGGCGATGATCACCGGCCTATTCGTGCGACGGAAAGTTTGTTTCGCTGCGTAAAAGAACAATTGAAACAGGGACCAACACGGAGATTGCCTATGCCCCTACCCGCCTGCTGCATGCCTGCTATGCGCCGCCACAGGCGCAATCGCTCTTGCGGCTGCACAATCACAAGAGGTAGGACGCGCCTCCGGCTCACCGGCGATCACCAACCGCTCACGCAGTTGCGTTTTGTCCGTGT from Sulfitobacter sp. S190 includes the following:
- a CDS encoding BCCT family transporter codes for the protein MLTSIISFGVILAFALVIFCVIKWWNLPLTGVTPVPLFTFIAILFTSGLDVGLIMFPLAFDFPLYADTAAEPAYAFTNPLALEFGFWGFLIWAFYFLTTFYFCAIEPRVKFFEIPVIKVLNNIVIITTCAFTGALFLIYMPYYIAEVGDGETILPVFYLICFLVILVAAFSSTDLKFVKVLSVSSTVLFLGLILYMFLNAGMGVGDLASSASNIGGYFSNIHKFIVPLTDYHEFYLFWWFAWSIMIGQFVSRFVGGLKTWQLLAALLVFPSIPLALWFSVLYFYFLNGIGTAGVPNWAMTVVGIVFVINSFDSLIRLYTDNLNLTTERFGTVSYVLANAIGLFVLTLLFQSQWLQIQWVGTVVIGIYLAALAYMFFVKRGKLSALTGNANVPAE
- the betB gene encoding betaine-aldehyde dehydrogenase; its protein translation is MNTQPEASHFINGAYVEDTAGAKIDVVYPATGEVIATVHAATPAIVDMALDAARTAQAAWAAMTGTERGRILRRAADIMRARNHDLSVLETYDTGKPYQETSVADATSGADALEYFGGLAGALTGEHIQLGEDWVYTRREPLGVCVGIGAWNYPTQIACWKGAPALACGNAVVFKPSETTPLCALKVAEILHEAGLPAGLYNVIQGMGEVGAKLVTDARVDKVSLTGSVPTGRKVYAAAAAGMKHVTMELGGKSPMIVFEDADIENAVSGAILGNFYSSGQVCSNGTRVFVHKDIKEAFLERLSERLAGAVIGDPMDPATSFGPMVSRNQLDIVLKYIETGKAEGARLVTGGAEIEGDGYFIQPTVFADVTDGMTIAREEIFGPVMAVFDFEDEADVMARANDTEFGLAAGVFTRDLARAHRVAARFEAGTCYINTYNDAPVEAPFGGVKASGVGRENSKAAIEHYSQVKSVYVRMGDVEAPF
- a CDS encoding DMT family transporter, which translates into the protein MTSTTPPRPLVGIFWMLVTGGCFIMVTALVKTMGPRMPAGEAAFIRYALGLVFLLPVLGTLRDTRLTRRQWALFSVRGFCHAGGVILWFYAMVRIPIAEVTAMNYLAPIYVTVGAALFLGERLATRRIVAVVLGLLGAVIILRPGFREVSGGHLAMLFAAVVFAGSYLTAKVLADEVKPAVIVALLSIFVTVGLAPFAAADWIRPTGREMLFLAGVASFATAGHYTMTLAFAAAPVTVTQPVTFLQLVWATLLGVIWFEEAIDIWVVLGGLVILGSVSFITWREAVLKAQITPVSHATKV
- the betI gene encoding choline-responsive transcriptional repressor BetI; its protein translation is MPKVGMEPLRRAALIDATIAEIGRTQSLDVTVGQIAKAAGMSTALAHHYFGGKDQIFLAAMRHILREYGDEVRRELAQARTPHARAEAIIRASFAPTCFAPATVCAWMTLYSSARVTPDTKRLLGIYQSRLRSNLTHALRPVSATPERLAETMAALIDGLYLRAALSDDTSSDGAMRTALVTLETLLKATS
- the betC gene encoding choline-sulfatase, with the translated sequence MTRPNILILMVDQLNGTLFPDGPADWLHAPNLKKLAARSTRFRNAYTASPLCAPGRAAFMSGQLPSDTGVYDNAAEFASSIPTYAHHLRRAGYQTCLSGKMHFVGPDQLHGFEERLTTDIYPADFGWTPDYRKPGERIDWWYHNMGSVTGAGVAEISNQMEYDDAVAYEATRKIYDLSRGLDPRPWCLTASFTHPHDPYVARKKYWDLYEDCEHLLPEVPAMDYADHDPHSQRIFDANNWRDFDITEEDIRRSRRAYFANISYLDDKIGEILQTLEDTRQEAIILFVSDHGDMLGERGLWFKMSFFEGSARVPMMISAPQMEPGLQTTPVSNIDVCPTLCDLAGVDMSEIMPWTTGQSLVPMGQGVERTEPVAMEYAAEASYAPLVSLRYGKWKYNRCALDPDQLFDLDADPHEMHNLADVPAHRDTLDQLRAKSEARWDLAAYDADVRKSQARRWIVYEALRKGGYYPWDYQPLRDASEAYMRNHMDLNVLEENKRFPRGE